A genomic window from Camarhynchus parvulus chromosome 27, STF_HiC, whole genome shotgun sequence includes:
- the CCDC47 gene encoding coiled-coil domain-containing protein 47, whose amino-acid sequence MKNLYIFIAVLFIPWSFTLAKYDEFEDGDDIMEYDDNDFAEFEDVSEDTVTESPQRIITTEDDEEEATVELEGQDENQEDFDDADTQEGDTESEPYDDEEFEGYEEKPDASHSKNKDPITIVNVPAHLQNSWESYYMEILMVTGLLAYIMNYIIGKNKNNRLAHAWFNTHRELLESNFALVGDDGTNKEATSTGKLNQENEHIYNLWCSGRVCCEGMLIQLKFLKRQDLLNVLARMMRPASDQVQIKVTMNDEDMDTYVFAVGTRKALVRLQKEMQDLSEFCSDKPKSGAKYGLPDSLAILSEMGEVTEGMMDAKMIHFLTHYADKIDSVQFSDQFSGPKLMQEEGQLTKLPETKKTLLFTFNVPGSGNTSPKDMESLLPLMSMVIYSIDKAKKFRLNREGKQKADKNRARVEENFLKLTHVQRQEAAQSRREEKKRAEKERIMNEEDPEKQRRLEEAALRREQKKLEKKQMKMKQIKVKAM is encoded by the exons atgaagaatttatatatttttatcgCTGTCCTGTTCATCCCATGGAGCTTTACTTTGGCAAAGTATGATGAATTTGAGGATGGAGATGACATTATGGAATATGATGATAATGACTTTGCTGAATTTGAAGATGTGAGTGAAGATACAGTCACAGAGTCTCCTCAGAGGATCATCACTACAGAAGATGACGAAGAAGAAGCCACTGTAGAGCTTGAAGGTCAGGATGAAAATCAGGAAGACTTTGATGATGCAGACACACAG GAAGGTGACACCGAGAGTGAGCCATACGATGATGAGGAGTTTGAAGGGTATGAAGAGAAACCAGATGCATCTCATAGCAAAAATAAAGACCCCATAACAATAGTTAAT GTCCCTGCTCACCTTCAGAACAGCTGGGAGAGTTATTACATGGAGATCCTGATGGTAACAGGTCTCCTGGCTTACATCATGAACTACATCATTGGCAAGAACAAAAACAACCGCCTGGCTCATGCTTGGTTCAACACTCACAGGGAGCTGCTAGAAAGTAACTTTGCTCTTGTTG GGGATGATGGCACTAATAAAGAAGCTACAAGCACTGGGAAACTAAATCAAGAAAATGAGCACATATATAACTTGTGGTGCTCTGGAAGGGTGTGCTGTGAAGGAATGCTCATCCAGTTAAAG TTTCTCAAGAGGCAGGACCTGCTGAATGTCCTGGCACGCATGATGAGGCCGGCATCAGACCAAGTG CAAATAAAAGTGACAATGAATGATGAAGATATGGACACGTATGTGTTTGCTGTTGGAACCAGAAAAGCACTGGTGAGACTTCAGAAAGAGATGCAGGACCTG AGTGAGTTCTGCAGTGATAAACCTAAGTCTGGTGCAAAATATGGGCTTCCAGATTCACTGGCCATCTTGTCAGAGATGGGAGAGGTCACGGAGGGAATGATGGATGCTAAG ATGATCCATTTCCTCACACACTACGCTGACAAGATTGACTCTGTCCAATTCTCGGACCAGTTCTCCGGTCCAAAACTTATGCAAGA GGAGGGCCAGCTTACAAAACTGCCCGAAACGAAAAAGACACTTTTGTTTACATTTAATG TGCCTGGTTCAGGCAACACTTCCCCAAAGGACATGGAGTCTTTGCTGCCTCTGATGAGCATGGTTATCTACTCCATTGACAAAGCAAAGAAGTTCAGGCTGAACAGAGAA GGTAAACAAAAAGCTGACAAGAACAGGGCTCGGGTGGAAGAGAACTTCCTCAAGCTGACTCACGTGCAGAGACAGGAGGCTGCGCAGTCCCGCCGCGAGGAGAAGAAACGGGCGGAGAAGGAGCGAATCATGAACGAGGAGGATCCCGAGAAACAGCGTCGGCTGGAG GAAGCTGCTCTGCGGCGTGAGCAGAAGAAGCTTGAGAAGAAGCAGATGAAGATGAAGCAAATCAAAGTCAAAGCCATGTGA
- the STRADA gene encoding STE20-related kinase adapter protein alpha isoform X1, producing the protein MSNFLPDSSCYELLTIIGRGFEDLMVVNLARYKPTGEYVTVRRVNLEACTNEMVTFLQGELHVSKLFNHPNIVPYKATFIADNELWVVTSFMAYGSAKDLICTHFTDGMTELAIAYILQGVLKALDYIHHMGYVHRSVKASHILISVDGKVYLSGLRSNLSMINHGQRLKVVHDFPKYSIKVLPWLSPEVLQQNLQGYDAKSDIYSVGITACELANGHVPFKDMPSTQMLLEKLNGTVPCLLDTTTIPADELTMKTSRSSANYGVGESTAVSNARAANGEPALHPYLRTFSTYFHNFVEQCLQRNPDFRPSAGTLLSHPFFKQIKRRASEALPELLRPVTPITNLEGTLPQDPSGIFGLVSNLEQLDVDDWEF; encoded by the exons ATGAGCAACTTCCTGCCAGACAGCAGCTGCTATGAATTGCTCACTATCATAG GCAGAGGCTTTGAAGACTTGATGGTTGTGAACCTGGCCAGGTATAAACCCACAGGAGAGTATGTCACAGTCAGAAGAGTCAACTTGGAAGCCTGCACAAATGAAATGGTCACATTCTTGCAG GGGGAACTTCATGTTTCCAAACTCTTCAACCACCCTAACATCGTGCCATACAAAGCAACTTTCATAGCTGACAATGAGCTGTGGGTAGTGACTTCTTTCATGGCCTATG gTTCTGCAAAAGATTTAATCTGTACCCATTTTACGGATGGGATGACTGAACTGGCCATTGCTTACATTCTCCAAGGTGTCTTGAAAGCACTTGACTACATCCATCATATGGGCTATGTGCATAG GAGTGTTAAAGCCAGCCACATCCTGATCTCTGTGGATGGGAAGGTGTACCTCTCTGGGCTGCGGAGTAACCTGAGCATGATCAACCATGGGCAGCGACTCAAAGTTGTTCATGACTTCCCCAAATACAGCATCAAAGTGCTGCCTTGGCTCAGTCCTGAGGTTTTGCAGCAG AATCTGCAGGGTTACGATGCAAAATCTGACATTTACAGTGTGGGGATAACGGCCTGTGAGCTGGCAAATGGACATGTCCCATTTAAAGACATGCCTTCTACTCAG ATGCTGTTGGAAAAGCTGAATGGAActgttccctgcctgctggACACCACCACCATTCCTGCAGACGAGCTGACCATGAAGACGTCGCGCTCCAGCGCCAACTACGGCGTGGGGGAGAGCACGGCCGTGAGCAACGCGCGCGCGGCCAACGGCGAGCCCGCCCTGCACCCCTACCTCCGCACCTTCTCCACCTACTTCCACAACTTCGTGGAGCAGTGCCTCCAGAGGAACCCTGATTTCAG GCCAAGCGCAGGCACTCTGCTCAGTCACCCCTTTTTTAAGCAG ATCAAGCGCCGTGCTTCCGAAGCGCTCCCTGAACTCCTGCGCCCTGTCACCCCCATCACCAATTTGGAAGGGACACTGCCCCAGGATCCCAGTGGCATTTTTGGGTTGGTATCAAatctggagcagctggatgtgGATGACTGGGAATTCTAG
- the STRADA gene encoding STE20-related kinase adapter protein alpha isoform X2, which yields MSFLVSKPERIRRWVSEKFIVEGLREFELFGEQPPGDSRRKTNEASSESIASSPKRDTMSNFLPDSSCYELLTIIGRGFEDLMVVNLARYKPTGEYVTVRRVNLEACTNEMVTFLQGELHVSKLFNHPNIVPYKATFIADNELWVVTSFMAYGSAKDLICTHFTDGMTELAIAYILQGVLKALDYIHHMGYVHRSVKASHILISVDGKVYLSGLRSNLSMINHGQRLKVVHDFPKYSIKVLPWLSPEVLQQNLQGYDAKSDIYSVGITACELANGHVPFKDMPSTQMLLEKLNGTVPCLLDTTTIPADELTMKTSRSSANYGVGESTAVSNARAANGEPALHPYLRTFSTYFHNFVEQCLQRNPDFRPSAGTLLSHPFFKQIKRRASEALPELLRPVTPITNLEGTLPQDPSGIFGLVSNLEQLDVDDWEF from the exons ATGTCTTTCCTTGTAAGTAAACCCGAGCGCATTAGG cgGTGGGTGTCTGAGAAGTTCATTGTTGAGGGATTAAGAGAGTTCGAGCTGTTTGGAG AGCAGCCTCCGGGTGACTCTCGGAGAAAA acaaATGAGGCGAGCTCCGAGTCGATAGCTTCTTCCCCTAAAAGGGACACCATGAGCAACTTCCTGCCAGACAGCAGCTGCTATGAATTGCTCACTATCATAG GCAGAGGCTTTGAAGACTTGATGGTTGTGAACCTGGCCAGGTATAAACCCACAGGAGAGTATGTCACAGTCAGAAGAGTCAACTTGGAAGCCTGCACAAATGAAATGGTCACATTCTTGCAG GGGGAACTTCATGTTTCCAAACTCTTCAACCACCCTAACATCGTGCCATACAAAGCAACTTTCATAGCTGACAATGAGCTGTGGGTAGTGACTTCTTTCATGGCCTATG gTTCTGCAAAAGATTTAATCTGTACCCATTTTACGGATGGGATGACTGAACTGGCCATTGCTTACATTCTCCAAGGTGTCTTGAAAGCACTTGACTACATCCATCATATGGGCTATGTGCATAG GAGTGTTAAAGCCAGCCACATCCTGATCTCTGTGGATGGGAAGGTGTACCTCTCTGGGCTGCGGAGTAACCTGAGCATGATCAACCATGGGCAGCGACTCAAAGTTGTTCATGACTTCCCCAAATACAGCATCAAAGTGCTGCCTTGGCTCAGTCCTGAGGTTTTGCAGCAG AATCTGCAGGGTTACGATGCAAAATCTGACATTTACAGTGTGGGGATAACGGCCTGTGAGCTGGCAAATGGACATGTCCCATTTAAAGACATGCCTTCTACTCAG ATGCTGTTGGAAAAGCTGAATGGAActgttccctgcctgctggACACCACCACCATTCCTGCAGACGAGCTGACCATGAAGACGTCGCGCTCCAGCGCCAACTACGGCGTGGGGGAGAGCACGGCCGTGAGCAACGCGCGCGCGGCCAACGGCGAGCCCGCCCTGCACCCCTACCTCCGCACCTTCTCCACCTACTTCCACAACTTCGTGGAGCAGTGCCTCCAGAGGAACCCTGATTTCAG GCCAAGCGCAGGCACTCTGCTCAGTCACCCCTTTTTTAAGCAG ATCAAGCGCCGTGCTTCCGAAGCGCTCCCTGAACTCCTGCGCCCTGTCACCCCCATCACCAATTTGGAAGGGACACTGCCCCAGGATCCCAGTGGCATTTTTGGGTTGGTATCAAatctggagcagctggatgtgGATGACTGGGAATTCTAG
- the LOC115913945 gene encoding E3 ubiquitin-protein ligase RNF113A-like, with the protein MAEESGVCSFVFKKRVRAAGSGRRKRPGSDQERESSGEEGSTVVRKERRRDTPNPMIQKTRRCTRERPDYAPSSSEDEDPAKEIGVTYKSTRSAKPVGPEDMGATAVYELDTEKEKDAQAIFERSQKIQEELRGKEDDKIYRGINNYQKYVKPKDTSMGNASSGMVRKGPIRAPEHLRATVRWDYQPDICKDYKETGFCGFGDSCKFLHDRSDYKHGWQIERELDEGRYGVNDDENYEVSSDEEDMPFKCFICRGSFKNPVVTKCRHYFCESCALQHYRKSQRCYVCDKQTNGVFNPAKELMAKLEKHKGEEEEEQQSDQEGDPQ; encoded by the exons ATGGCGGAGGAGAGCGGCGTCTGCAGCTTTGTGTTCAAGAAGCGGGTCCGGGCCGCGGGCAGCGGCCGGCGAAAACGGCCCGGCAGCGACCAGGAGCGGG AGAGCAGCGGGGAGGAGGGCAGCACCGTGGTGCGCAAGGAGCGGCGGCGGGACACCCCCAACCCCATGATCCAGAAG ACCAGGCGCTGCACGAGGGAGAGGCCGGACTACGCGCCGAGCAGCAGTGAGGATGAGGATCCTGCCAAGGAGATCGGGGTCACCTACAAATCCACCAGGTCGGCG aAACCTGTTGGCCCAGAAGACATGGGAGCCACAGCAGTGTATGAACTGGacacagagaaggagaaggatgcCCAGGCCATCTTTGAGCGCAGCCAGAAAATCCAGGAG GAgctgagaggaaaggaagatgaTAAAATTTACCGTGGCATTAACAACTACCAGAAGTATGTGAAGCCCAAGGACACATCGATGGGAAATGCCTCCTCAGGAATGGTGAG GAAAGGCCCCATCCGTGCTCCAGAGCACCTGCGGGCCACGGTGCGCTGGGACTACCAGCCCGACATCTGCAAGGACTACAAAGAGACCGGCTTCTGCGGCTTCGGGG ACAGCTGCAAGTTCCTGCACGACCGCTCGGACTACAAGCACGGCTGGCAGATCGAACGGGAGCTGGACGAGGGCCGCTACGGCGTCAACG ATGACGAAAACTACGAGGTGAGCAGTGATGAGGAGGACATGCCTTTCAAATGCTTCATCTGCAGAGGTTCCTTCAAGAACCCTGTGGTCACCAA GTGTCGGCACTACTTCTGtgagagctgtgccctgcagcactACCGCAAATCCCAGCGCTGCTACGTCTGTGACAAGCAAACCAACGGCGTCTTCAACCCTGCAAAAG agctCATGgcaaaactggaaaaacacaaaggggaggaagaagaggagcaACAGTCAGACCAAGAAGGGGATCCACAGTAG